In Microbacterium enclense, the DNA window CGAGGCCTCGTCGGCGACGGCCGCTGCCCCGACCGCGCACGCGCGAGCGAGGGCCTCGGCCTCGTCGTCGCCACGGAGGAGTCCGCACACGAGCGCGGCGCAGAACGCATCTCCCGCGCCGACGGTGTTGCGCACGGTCGTGGCGACCCCGGGGGCGGCGGCGACGAGCCGGCCGCGGCGGAAGAGCCGCGCCCCCTCGGCGCCGAGCGTCACGCAGAGCAGGGGTGCATCGTGCACCTCGGGCAGCTGGGCGTACTCGGTCTTGTTCACGATGACGAGGTCGCAGCGCTCGCGCACGCCGCGGGGGAGAGGGCGCGCGGGAGCAGCGTTCACCACGAGGAAGCCCGCGACCTCCGCGGCGGCGGAGACCACGGCATCCGACACTTCCAGCTGCAGGAGCACCGCCGAACCGGGGTCGATCCCCAGCGCCTGCGGGTCGATCGCGGCGTTCGCGCCGGCGCACACGACGATGGAGTTCTCGCCCGTGGCGTCGACGACGATCAGAGCGGTGCCGGTCGCGGCATCCGCGGTCTGCACGCCCGAGGCGTCGACACCCACCGAGGCGAGCTGGTCCCGGATGCCACGACCATCCAGGTCATCGCCCACGGCACCGACGAGGCGCACCTGCGCTCCGAGCCGAGCGGCGGCGACCGCCTGATTGGCACCCTTCCCGCCGGGCCCGCGCTGCAGGATCCCGTCGGCGACGGTCTCCCCGGCGGCCGGGGCACGTTCGACGCGGGCGGTGAGATCGACGTTGATCGCGCCGACGACGGTCAGGTGAGGGGCAGGAGGGTGGGGGCTCACGATCACCCAGCCTGTCACGGCTCGCCGACATCGAGCGCG includes these proteins:
- a CDS encoding ribokinase, which gives rise to MIVSPHPPAPHLTVVGAINVDLTARVERAPAAGETVADGILQRGPGGKGANQAVAAARLGAQVRLVGAVGDDLDGRGIRDQLASVGVDASGVQTADAATGTALIVVDATGENSIVVCAGANAAIDPQALGIDPGSAVLLQLEVSDAVVSAAAEVAGFLVVNAAPARPLPRGVRERCDLVIVNKTEYAQLPEVHDAPLLCVTLGAEGARLFRRGRLVAAAPGVATTVRNTVGAGDAFCAALVCGLLRGDDEAEALARACAVGAAAVADEASQPALAPLDTYGARS